accaaccgagttgatgaaggatcgtattatactacAGCTATTCACTAAAAGATAAAAGGTCAAAATCAATTTGACTTCTTAGGACTTCTATGGGAGTGAAACACTTCTTTCTTATGTCGGATCGCTCACTCCATTATACGTTTACTTGGATTAATTTTGGtagaattaataaatataaattaaggaGTTAATTTGCTATTCGATTCAACGTTAAGTgaattgtaaaaaatatatatgactacttgtggtaaaaacctaatgggtcacacactATGAATTGAGAGCCAATGACAAAATTGTAATCTTGGAATTGTTCCAAATAGGggagagaaaataaaaagagcCGACTGTAGATACTGGAGCCGAAGCCCTATGATGAAAACCTTCAAAGATGATTGAAAAATACGATGAAAATAGATCACGAAAAAATCTATGTTAGGAAGTTCAAACCAACCCTTTTCCATTCATAACCAAAAATTTTAGAGCATCAAATCGAATTTTAGGAGATCTTAGGAGTCATGTCCCTTGAGAGTGTCATAACACGCTTTTTCGGGCTCAATTCGGAGGTCTAACGAAGAAGTTATGACTAAATGAAGTTTGAGATGAAATTCAGGATGAAAATGAGCAATAACCATAGTTCCAATCATTGTTAGCCTTAGGTTGTAATGCAAAAGTGTCCGTCTCGTCGAAATGAGTCTAGCGGAGCAAAAATCGTCAAAATCGGAGGTCGAGAATACATTTTTGGGCCTTAAATATGTCAAACGGAAGATAGGAGGAGGAACTGACACGTGTCGCGCGGCGTGTGATGTGCACGCGCCCTTACATGATTATATATCCCTTTGGCGTGTGCACAACATGCGCCAGCACACCTGACGCACGTCAGGCGCGCCGCAGCAGTAGCCTTGCTTCctgtttttaaattaaaaaataatatatatatatatatatatatatatatatattttaacctAATAACTATTaggttttttgaaaaaaaaaagtaaaaaatcttttttttttatccctgagtcatttaattaattttaaagttAATCTTAAACCCTAATTAAAGCCTATAAATAGCAACTCTTTAGACTAGTTAAGGAAGACAAAAATTAGCAAAGCTCTATCAAAACATGCTGAATAAATTACTGTTTTGAATATTATCATATTCCattattcttgattttccaatCACCTCACAATTTAtaggataaattacaaaattaagtCAAATGGGAGgatcatttacatatttaactcatttactcaacctactacatatataaactgtttttgtgtgactttcccataataccctcaatatttacgcgcgtctgtctccctcccgtctgacttcgcagattcgatcatatgtgaagcctgcgaagctaatgtttggtttacttgatgaatttaattatcaTATGTGAAGCAtgaatgtgttttgaagctaattcgtgaagtggtatataacaaaaaatgccaaacaacaacggattctaacattaaaatcataacattatcaaaatttacaacaagattgccacaataacaatattaaaatcataacattatcaaaatttacaacaagattgccacaataaactcctaacaaatcatttcaaagtcaaCGTGACGAATCTGGACGAAAATTTCTCCCTTTACaagaagtccagaccttttgggatgataaGTGGAAGTTCacaccttttgggatggacgtgtcccatgatGCACActaagattggcacaatctctcctaaccaatcatttcaaagtgaatgtgccaatcttgaaggaaatttctccctatacatgaaggaaagtcatctcccctgcagcccaatACGCCGCCTTCTGAAAGGaatgttatgtaatcaaccatattcaggaaaaattaatcgtgttaggcagggaaaaaaATGATATTGGCTtcacgaaatgaggattagcgaaacatgcgaatgtaaatgtgcagggaaaatgatgattttacttcgcgaatcgataGTTTTGCGAAGTCTGcaaggtctgaaacgtgacgatctacgttGCATATCGAtactttcgcgaagtctgcgagcttaatcatgaacttttctactcgcagacttcgcgaactaatcgatttgCGAAGTAGATCGATACATTttaggctctttctcttcgcagattttcgcgaaatcatcgactacgcaAAGTGATTTCATGGAAAAACGCAGAAGaaacaacagatacttacatttttcgcgcaTTTCACCcataaaagcgacaataacaatatgataaactgtgaaaaacgatggaaataacgtagaaaaaccatttctttgatggtaacaagacgaaagaaaccaagtaacgagcaggaacaggaagatgaagaaccatgatttcgttttctaggattaggaagttgcagaatcaagagatgaagagaggaaaaagagaaatacattgtgatttggagaaatgatgcagatttcgtgcaatttaaaggaagataggaagaccaaaagtcttggaatcattaatggaggagccaacaaCCGTCTCGTGCATCCAAGGAGAAGAGGGTAGAGAACGTTCGCGTAAGGGGGAAGTgagaaggttaggggtattataggaaagtcacacaaaatcagtttaGATacgtagtaggttgagtaaatgggttaaatatataagtGAGCCTCCATTTGatccatttttgtaatttacccgcAATTTATATAGGTAAgtactaaaaactaaaatacgTTATTATCCTTGGCCTGCTTCATGGCGATGCGGAACTTTAGCTGGCTGACAGGATGGCTATGGGGGACTCTTTTAGCGCCCTTGGCCTTTTATGGTTTGGGAGGCCCATATCGCTCTAATAACCTATGGATCAGAACTTAATAAACAAACATCCCAAAAATAAGAGCCTCATGATGCTATTTTTCCTATTTACTTTTATTAATCATATAAATTATCAATTTATTACATATTCCTCATTGAATTAAACAACTGCAAGTGTTGAAAACTAGCAGCTAGATATACTTGTATACTAAACAAATGCTAAAGAGATCTGttcaatacataaaaaaaaaaaaaaaaacaacaaaaaaacaaagaGTTATAAACAGAACAGACTCCAGACAACAGTTTACATCTGCTAGATAACACTCgtcaaaaacaacaacaaagaaGACAATAAGATCAAAATACTGCAACATGGATTGTGAAACTGAGCTGCATGAGAGGAAGGAGGTGAAGAGGTAGGATTTGGAGTTGCAACAGCTGTTTCCGTTGAGCAACTGTAACTGCAACGGCTTGGCCGAACAACTCGGTAAACACCGCTGCTGGCTAGGATATAAATATCCTTCTGGTTGTCCTCCCCAAATGAGAAGATATAACCCAAAGATGGAAGACTACTTCCCGGTACAGATGTGCATTGGATCGGCGAGTCCTTTGCACAACTGAAGGGAATTCTGTTGCTTGTAAAGTTACCACTATTTTCTGGAGTTTCAGTTCCAGTCCACATCCCACCCGCATACAAATCTGCATACAAATACCTGAACATACAGCAGAAATGAGCTCGAGCCGAGGCACACATAGCATTGATGGTATTCATTTTGGCATACAATAATTTATTACTTTTATCTCTAAGACATCAGAGAAAAATGTATTACCTTCCATACATGCAAGGATCAGTCTGCGAGCGATAGAAGTAACCTCCGGTGATGGAAGCTGAGCCTTCATTCTTGTTTACTTCAGAGTGGTTGTATCCCATAACTGGGAAAATTGGGTTTATGGAGTTTGGTGGCGTATTTCCGCCAGGTGATGATTGAGGATTATAAACATAGGAGCCTTCATAAACCCGCCATCCATAGTTTCCTCCCTTCGTGATAATATCTACCTCTTCATGTAGATCCTGCATAACATCACAGATAAAAAGCAGGTTATATTGCATTTTTGAGTTACAAACTCTAGCATGAAATTGGAATCTCCAATGTGGTATTTGTATGTAATTTAGTAGATAATAGGAAcgcaaaataaaataatcatcATACTAGAATGCACATGAGATCTTCATTGTCATTCAAAAAGGAGGCTCCTTCAAATACTTCCTTTCTGCTAAATATTTAGTGAACCACATTACTTCTCATGTGCCGATGATTATGAACTTTTTAGCATAAAAAACGGAAACTTATGAAAATAAGTTGGTTCCATTATGACTGCAATTGTATATAATCTCCTATCAACAGCAATGGCATATTTCTACAAATAGGCCTTGCGCAAGTTTTCcaacaaggaaagagaaactAACAGTTATCACggaaaaaaaaagtaacttTTTTGTGCACTTACAGTTAGAGGCAGTACGTTGATTATTTTACATTAAGAGCGGCCTGGTCGCACTAcacgtccccgctgagcgagggtccggggaggggtcccaccacaagggtgtattatTTTACATTATTTCAGAAAAATATTCTGTAGAATTGTGTATCTCACATTCACTCAAGACTATCCAAGTTGCTTACTTCCCCCAAAATATGCAAATAAAAGTCACAAAATCCATTGTGGAAATGGAACCCATTCAACAATGCAAGTGGCGAAAGTTTAGCTAACTTTAATTGGATCTATCCATCATATGTCACAAAAGTTTTACAACCTCTCCAATTTACACCTAAACCTTCCAGACCTGCTGAAAGATACATGGGTTGAGAATTATAATCAGACAGGAAAAAATTGGTGACTGATTCAGATTGGTCAGAATAGTCAGGACATCCTAAAAGAGAGGTTCATTTATAGGCTTCTTTCCCCTAACCAGACACGACGGTATATTAAAATAGACCTAACGTGTCTCCAACCATGAATGCTAATATTATCTTTTGCTAAACTAGCTCACAACCTAGTCCAACTTCCGTATCTTTACCATTAAGTCAAGAACCATGATATATAAGTTTAGTGTCCATGTGTGATGTATTCAAGAAAATTAATTACAACATTTACATGAACTGCCTGTTGAATGTTGTGAGAAAGAGAGAAACATCACAAACCTGCCCAACATCTGCACACATGAAGTAGGAAGGTCTCTCCGAATCAAAGCTGCATTTCCAAGGGTTTCTTAAGCCTAAAGCCCATATTTCAGGCAGCAAACTAGGATCCTCGCTAGATGGATTGTCTCGAGGGATAGAGTAGTTTCCCCATAGACCAAGCTTATTAATTTCTTCAGCACCTGCAAAAGAGGTAATTACAAGGTGTGAAACCAGGCTTTCCAATTTAAACAGAAGCATCAATGTACCACATTCTTGACTCAGAATCAACACAAATATATGCCAACACTCACTTGGTATATTATCAACATCTAGTCGCATGATCTTTCCAAGCAATGATTTCTTGTTTTGAGAAAAATTATAAGGATCTCCTGAATTATTTGGTGCACCACCATCTCCCATCATGAAGTATAAGTACCCATCTGAAGGCCCAAACAGAATTTGTCCTCCATGATGCGATGTAAACGGAAGACCCATCGTAAGTATCCTCCTAACTTCCAATGGTTTAGCTACTGTTGCCTGGAAAATATTGATAGTCGGTTTAGATTCAAGAATTAAATCAACACCATAATTATATAAGTACAAAACATTAGTACCTTGGAAGCCTCAGCTCCTGTAGCATTTGCAGTATACTCTGCAATAACACTGTGATATTGGCATGGCTGTGCACCGTTATCAGGAGGCAGCTTTGAAGGATCACAATCCACATCTGAATTACAAGCACATCTTCCAACACACCCTGGCCACCTAGACTTGTCACAATTAAATGATGCAAAAAACCGGCCATTTTGCGCAAAGTTTGGATGAAACGCAATACCCATCATCCCAAATGCACTACTAAAATAAACTTCATCTGTTAGATCAATAAAAGGGCTAGACTCATCCATTTGCATTGTTCCGCCTGATCCCTCTTCAGGAATAGTTGCCAACCAAATCTTACCCGGTTGGCTAGAGAAGAAAGCACGGTTAGACCCATCAGGATGTGCAGCCATGTTAAGATAAGATCCATTTCCAATTTTCTCGATGCACAATCCATGTGGTGGACTAAGTGATTCAGTGTTATTTAATTTAACAGGTTCACCATCAAAACATACTGAGTCATCAGCAGATGCCCCACCAAATGCTTTGCAGAAATCAGTTTTCGATTGCCAGAGATCAGTCAATTTTGTGGTGCTGGAATTGGTAGGTAATCCAGCTTGGCCTTCAAGTGAAGGAGCAAAAGGTGAATTGAACATAGATACATTTTCACATGTGTCCCATACTTTTGAGCAAAAGTCATTCACTGCTGCACCAGACTGGGATGAATTTCCTACAACAGTGGAATTACAGAGAAGAGGAACTGTCCGGGGGGCAGGTTTGATTGTAAATAACTCTGCTGAAAATGGATCACATCTCtataataaaaacaaagaacAAGAGAACGTCAAAATTTTACATGTATTAGGAGAGAACTTGATACATGGCCAGATCAATGAAAAGACTTCAAACAAAACTAAAAGCATATAATAGTCTCTTGAATTTGGAAATTGTTACATAGCATGCCATATAACTCGTACCAAGATGAAAAGTTACGGATATATTCTGAACAATGTCTAAATTGGCCACAAAGTTGGAAGAAAAAAGGCCTAGAGCAATTGAGGAGCACATAAGATATGGAAGCCTATGCATTATTAATCTGGAGGAAATATTATAGTATAATCAATCGAAGTCATTTAATTTGTTTCTTTGGAAACCAATTGTACTGACAAATCGAAAAGTCAAATGCAGAACACAGATCTAGCAAAATGTCTAGATGTCATATATGAATTAATTTAGTTTCTTCTATTTTATTGGTATAAGCTCAAAAtaattgaactttttttttagtttagagAGAATAACCCTTCATCTTATCAGCAACCAAACTGAGTAAAACTGCTATACATTCACTAATAACACATTAGATatcaatttaataatttaaatttttttaacagTCCAGCAATCCAGGATACAGGTACGGCACACTAAGTTTTAACAGCATCTATTCTTCACAAACAAGGCCAGAAAGCACagaatgaattattttttaaccTTCCGCTTGAAGCGAAAAGAATCAACCAGTAATAAAGAGAAGACTAAGAATCCATAGTTCAAATATGTTAGACATCTATAGTCAGAGTATCAACATCAAAAAAATTCTCTgaataaactttttttttttttatctttaagaTTTATAGTTGTGAAACCAAAACTTGTTTTAAATAGTTTCCTGGAAATTGTGGTTGTTGGCACGAGTAACCAATAAACATGTCTAGTCAAGCAGGAGTAGCAGATAAATCCCCATTATACAGGAGGGATTTGGAGTAACTTCCTAGATTATATTTATGACAAATTAGTTTTGAACTAATTAGTGCATTAACTTCTAAATATTTGAAGAAGAATAGCATGTTTGTTTTTAACATGACCGAAAACATTGGAGGTTCAAACTGCCATGATCAAATAATTTTACAGAAGCAACCTGAGTTTGTGTACAGCAATAAGCATGTGGATTAGTCTTTTGATTCAAGCAAGGTCCAGCAACAGATGCCAGCAAGAATCCagttgaaaataaaatatacaagATAAATCATGGTGGACCTATATTGACCTTTCTATCAACAAATAAAACAATATGGCTATGTCATTATCTGCTTGAAATGgttcaaatcaaattcaaacaATCAATATGAAGAGATATGGTTGTTACATGCAATGAGGAGAAGAAGGTCATAAAAGGCTTACAGAACAAAGAACAGATTTCAAGAGAGAAGCACAGCCAGGATCAGAGATGTTCATCCCTTGCAATTGCTTCTGCAATTGTGAGTCTTCTGCGGAATTGCAGCAAGTGCTTCCATCGTAGGCACAAAAACTCCGTGTTGTGTTTGAGGTGAAAGGCGCCCCTTTGAAAATTTCAATCAGAGAAGAAAGTCAGTTTTCAAATACACAGACACAAAATCCACTCCAAGACAATCTGAAAGAATTGAAAGAAAACAGTAGACGTCCTACAGGTTTAAAACCTACTTGAATTAATGCATAACGGGTGAGAAAGTGAAGGATCAGGAAGCAAAAATAAGTTCAATAACACGAAGACAACAGCAACAACTGTTTCCATCACACCAGACACAGATTGACCCAAAAGTACAGATGCTCCACCAGAAGAGAAGAGCTCTTTCTTTTCTATGTCAGCATCATCTAAAGCTATAAAATTCTTGACTTAGACAGGATCAGATAACAGTTACTACAATTTAGAGGAGAAAAGCCTTCTGGATTTGAACATTCAGACAACTACCAACTGCTCCATATTTTAGTACAGTCAACCTGTCGCTGGAAGTGGCCCATCAATAATCTCTATCTATGTTTCAAACTCTTAAAGTCAGCTTCCAGAAGGGAAATCCTTTCTGAATTCTTAAAACAATTATTTTCAATTCTTGACTTGACCTACCACAATGGTTTTCAATTCTTTTTTTGTTCTCTCTACAAAATTCTCCCCCTCTAAGACAAAAAGAAAGTTTGATCTTAATTTGAGATTTTGGGGTAGAAAGGCCAATAACTTCCAATCAAGGGGCACAGCTCCCCCTAGTAGACTATATAACATTTAAACTAAACTAAATTCTAGGTAGTTGAGAAAAAGAGCAACTTGCTTTTGCCCACAAGTCCAAATCtggatagatagatagatagatgaTGGTTGGTTCAATGGTGTCTTGTGCACAAATTGATTACTTTAAGCCCTTTTTGAATCGTGCTATTACAAATAACCCCCACCAAAAAAGGGAAACAAAACTAGGTCATATTCACATTGAAACACTGAAAAGCACCATTTGACTTTACCATATTAGGATCATTCAACAATCACTGTTAAGCAGACAAAGATATCGAAGATTAAAATGAAAAGTTGCGAATTTAATTTATCGAAAGCTTCAAGATAAACAAATAGGGGAAGCATCAGCATCACATGGTTGCTAGAGGTGTTAGACGACAGCATCTGGTgttaaataatgaaataaataaatgggtCAAAGACTGCTCACATTAATTTAATTGGAAAAAGGTAGCTGTAACTGTCTATCAATAGAGACAAGAAGGAGCTTCCCGGCCTGAAATGGCTACTTGACATTAATTGCGTCTCTTGAAAAGCTAGAAAACAATTACCATGTGAAGATATCTGAGTGAGGTACAGTACAAGTAAAACAACGGAAAGGGAAAAGGAAAGATTACCCGTTGCGTTGAAAATGGCAGAGCAATGGGTCCTTTGTTTCCATCCTTCGGGTGAGCGGAAAAGCCATTTCTAAGTTGACCATCTTTGCTTCGGCTTGTTGTAAACTGCCGCTACAAATTCAGTAAATTTCAATTTCCATTTCTTTtgtttcttttccaaattcagtgCATTTTCAGTTAAAACCGTTAAAATTTTCTTTAACTCTTATTTTGGAGAAaagcacaattttttttattgtttttgttaAGATGATTAGTTGTAACCCACAATTTATGAGGTTGAAACTCCCACATCTAATTTCAAAGGTGTAAGCTTTGTTTGATGTTGTGGTTAGATATTGGTTATAAGAGGATGTGTTGAATTGTGAGAGTCTATATGTCAATTTAAAATTGTACGTAACCAATGCCAACTAGGGCCGTTGTACGGCGAACCTGTTGCAATACCTAAATCAGTTTATAAAAGGATCGGACAATCCGTTTAATATAATCAATGAACTTGTTTAACTTGAGTTGAGTTTACTTCTGGTGTTAAGATATAGAAGGTGATTATGGATTTTGGAGCGGGATAAGCCACGTATCTCATGTTGATAGGAAGAAGTATGTCCAAATATCGATGTTTGATATACCTCAAGCCTACTAAGCTCGTGATTCTCAGAATCGTGCATGATTATGACAACGATTGGATCCTTGACCCAGTTTAGTGAGACTTCCCAAATCAAGCTTCCTAATTTTGCTGAGGGTGTCACACATTTTCTATCCTTGAGAGTTAGTTTGGACATCTGTAACGCCACGCGATAAAGTTATTATTAGTGTTGACAAAATTACGATGAAGTATTGttgttaatatataaaatgtCTAATCTTAACatgttttaaaataatcaataaataaattacaaaaataaaaatggtattaaacaaattaagaaaaataatttaaataattaaataataattaaaaataacaattttTTGAATGGAACCTTACTCCGTCGATAATAATATGATATTGAGTAGAATAGTATTAACAATGAAACGTGTTTTATGGAgataaaatgataattttgtcaaaattaAATAACTACGAACAATTTTgcatgaaaagctccaaaaatagATTTTCGTAAAAAACTTTAAAACACTGTTGTTTCCataaaaaaacgttaaaaactgCTCTTGTATAATctaatcaaataatatattttatacgGTTTAGAGTTAAACGTTAAAAACTGGttcgaaaagctgaaacaaataCCCGCGCATCTCCTTTAACTCAAACCTAAATATTCTCTaagtaaataatttaaaaaaataaccaaattttatataaaaaaacccACATTTCGTATTAGATAGAAAAAACTTTGCTCTCCAAATAAAAGtacattttaaattaattaggaATGGTCTGAAATAGAATGATAGAATTTTTATAAAACACTTTCTAAAAAGTCTGTTAAATTGCTTAAAGcaatatatatttcaatttgtctaaatttaattttgttttgtcATGTGGACTTCGAAAGTTAATAatgtcattttaagcaagttcaaggggttaaCAAAGAGTTATTATATCAGGGTCTAAGTTTTTCATGTCAGATGGAGGATCCGTGCACACTTTGAAATGTCTATTGTGAACTGCCTAGGAAAACACAATGATGGGACTTGTTATAACATGTGTGGGTCCATACTACACATGTCAAAATGTATAAGGGATCCTTCATTTAGCATGAAAGTCCAAAACCTCTTAATAATTTTCGGCTAACAAGACACTTTGTAA
The DNA window shown above is from Euphorbia lathyris chromosome 1, ddEupLath1.1, whole genome shotgun sequence and carries:
- the LOC136231460 gene encoding HIPL1 protein-like isoform X2; translated protein: MNISDPGCASLLKSVLCSRCDPFSAELFTIKPAPRTVPLLCNSTVVGNSSQSGAAVNDFCSKVWDTCENVSMFNSPFAPSLEGQAGLPTNSSTTKLTDLWQSKTDFCKAFGGASADDSVCFDGEPVKLNNTESLSPPHGLCIEKIGNGSYLNMAAHPDGSNRAFFSSQPGKIWLATIPEEGSGGTMQMDESSPFIDLTDEVYFSSAFGMMGIAFHPNFAQNGRFFASFNCDKSRWPGCVGRCACNSDVDCDPSKLPPDNGAQPCQYHSVIAEYTANATGAEASKATVAKPLEVRRILTMGLPFTSHHGGQILFGPSDGYLYFMMGDGGAPNNSGDPYNFSQNKKSLLGKIMRLDVDNIPSAEEINKLGLWGNYSIPRDNPSSEDPSLLPEIWALGLRNPWKCSFDSERPSYFMCADVGQDLHEEVDIITKGGNYGWRVYEGSYVYNPQSSPGGNTPPNSINPIFPVMGYNHSEVNKNEGSASITGGYFYRSQTDPCMYGRYLYADLYAGGMWTGTETPENSGNFTSNRIPFSCAKDSPIQCTSVPGSSLPSLGYIFSFGEDNQKDIYILASSGVYRVVRPSRCSYSCSTETAVATPNPTSSPPSSHAAQFHNPCCSILILLSSLLLFLTSVI
- the LOC136231460 gene encoding HIPL1 protein-like isoform X1, with product METVVAVVFVLLNLFLLPDPSLSHPLCINSRAPFTSNTTRSFCAYDGSTCCNSAEDSQLQKQLQGMNISDPGCASLLKSVLCSRCDPFSAELFTIKPAPRTVPLLCNSTVVGNSSQSGAAVNDFCSKVWDTCENVSMFNSPFAPSLEGQAGLPTNSSTTKLTDLWQSKTDFCKAFGGASADDSVCFDGEPVKLNNTESLSPPHGLCIEKIGNGSYLNMAAHPDGSNRAFFSSQPGKIWLATIPEEGSGGTMQMDESSPFIDLTDEVYFSSAFGMMGIAFHPNFAQNGRFFASFNCDKSRWPGCVGRCACNSDVDCDPSKLPPDNGAQPCQYHSVIAEYTANATGAEASKATVAKPLEVRRILTMGLPFTSHHGGQILFGPSDGYLYFMMGDGGAPNNSGDPYNFSQNKKSLLGKIMRLDVDNIPSAEEINKLGLWGNYSIPRDNPSSEDPSLLPEIWALGLRNPWKCSFDSERPSYFMCADVGQDLHEEVDIITKGGNYGWRVYEGSYVYNPQSSPGGNTPPNSINPIFPVMGYNHSEVNKNEGSASITGGYFYRSQTDPCMYGRYLYADLYAGGMWTGTETPENSGNFTSNRIPFSCAKDSPIQCTSVPGSSLPSLGYIFSFGEDNQKDIYILASSGVYRVVRPSRCSYSCSTETAVATPNPTSSPPSSHAAQFHNPCCSILILLSSLLLFLTSVI